The following proteins come from a genomic window of Pseudomonas cichorii:
- the fliA gene encoding RNA polymerase sigma factor FliA, translating to MTASGFQMYSKASRNSQYELIERYAPLVKRIAYHLLARLPASVQVEDLIQAGMIGLLEVSTKYDSTKGASFETYAGIRIRGAMLDEVRKGDWAPRSVHRNTRMVSDAIRAIEAKTGRDAKDHEVAAELQLSLDDYYGILNDTLGSRLFSFDDLLQDGDHEGLHEDGASGSLEPSRDLEDERFQAALADAIANLPERERLVLALYYDEELNLKEIGEVLGVSESRVSQLHSQCAARLRGRLGEWRAR from the coding sequence ATGACAGCGAGCGGCTTTCAAATGTACAGCAAGGCTTCCAGAAATTCGCAATACGAACTCATCGAGCGTTACGCGCCGCTGGTCAAGCGTATTGCCTACCACTTGCTGGCGCGTCTGCCTGCCAGTGTTCAGGTGGAAGACCTGATCCAGGCCGGCATGATCGGTCTGCTGGAAGTGTCTACCAAATATGACTCCACCAAGGGTGCGAGTTTTGAAACCTATGCCGGTATCCGTATTCGTGGCGCCATGCTCGATGAAGTGCGCAAGGGTGACTGGGCTCCACGCTCGGTACACCGTAATACGCGCATGGTCAGTGACGCAATTCGCGCAATTGAAGCAAAAACCGGTCGTGACGCTAAAGATCACGAGGTTGCTGCCGAACTCCAGTTAAGTCTCGATGATTATTATGGGATTTTGAATGATACCTTAGGCAGCCGCCTCTTCAGCTTCGACGACCTCTTGCAGGACGGCGATCATGAAGGGCTGCATGAGGATGGTGCAAGCGGCTCGCTCGAACCGTCGCGAGACCTGGAAGATGAGCGTTTCCAGGCAGCGCTGGCAGATGCAATTGCCAATTTGCCGGAGCGTGAGCGGCTGGTATTGGCGCTGTACTACGACGAAGAACTGAACCTCAAGGAAATCGGTGAAGTGCTTGGGGTCAGCGAGTCGCGGGTCAGTCAGTTACACAGCCAGTGCGCAGCTCGTTTGCGGGGGCGTTTGGGGGAGTGGCGAGCGCGTTGA
- a CDS encoding protein phosphatase CheZ, producing MDNNDSLGDFESTLKKHAQELVASLEKGRFGDAVQLIHELNQARDRGLYQEVGKLTRELHSAIVNFHIDPNMPQAEEVSQITDAADRLSYVVRLTENAANRTMDLVEQSTPLMNGLSDDAKSLSADWGRFMRREIGAEEFRDLAKRVDGFLSRTETEAHTVASHLNDILLAQDYQDLTGQVIKRVTQLVTEVESNLLKLVLMASHVDRFAGIEHDEKAILAEKDPKKHITQGEGPQIHADKREDVVSGQDDVDDLLSSLGF from the coding sequence ATGGACAACAACGATTCACTGGGTGACTTCGAGTCAACCCTGAAGAAACACGCGCAGGAGCTGGTTGCCAGCCTTGAAAAAGGCCGCTTCGGTGATGCCGTGCAATTGATCCATGAGCTCAACCAGGCTCGTGACCGTGGCCTGTATCAGGAAGTCGGCAAGCTGACTCGCGAACTGCATAGTGCGATCGTCAATTTTCATATTGACCCGAACATGCCGCAAGCCGAAGAAGTGTCCCAGATCACTGATGCCGCCGATCGTCTGTCGTATGTTGTGAGACTGACCGAGAATGCGGCCAACCGCACGATGGATCTGGTCGAGCAGAGCACGCCGCTGATGAACGGCTTGAGTGATGATGCCAAGTCGCTGAGCGCTGACTGGGGTCGTTTCATGCGTCGCGAGATCGGCGCTGAAGAGTTTCGCGACCTGGCCAAGCGTGTTGACGGTTTTCTGTCACGTACAGAGACAGAAGCTCATACCGTTGCCAGCCATCTCAATGACATTCTGCTGGCCCAGGATTATCAGGATCTGACCGGTCAGGTGATCAAGCGCGTTACGCAGCTGGTCACTGAAGTCGAAAGCAATCTGCTCAAACTGGTCCTCATGGCCAGTCATGTCGACCGCTTTGCGGGTATCGAACATGACGAAAAAGCGATCCTTGCTGAAAAAGATCCTAAAAAACATATCACGCAGGGTGAAGGTCCGCAGATTCATGCCGATAAACGTGAAGACGTCGTATCCGGACAGGATGATGTAGACGATCTGCTATCGAGCCTTGGCTTCTAG
- the fliP gene encoding flagellar type III secretion system pore protein FliP (The bacterial flagellar biogenesis protein FliP forms a type III secretion system (T3SS)-type pore required for flagellar assembly.): MGALRFLILLLLVVAAPVAFAADPLSIPAITLSNNPAGQQEYSVSLQILLIMTALSFIPAFVMLMTSFTRIIIVFSILRQALGLQQTPSNQILTGMALFLTMFIMAPVFDRVNQDALQPYLAEKLSAQDAVAKAQVPIKDFMLAQTRTSDLDLFMRLSKRTDIQTPDAAPLTILVPAFVISELKTAFQIGFMIFIPFLIIDLVVASVLMAMGMMMLSPLIISLPFKIMLFVLVDGWALIVGTLAGSFGGV, encoded by the coding sequence ATGGGTGCCTTGCGTTTCCTGATATTGCTGCTGTTGGTCGTGGCAGCACCTGTCGCGTTCGCTGCCGATCCGTTGTCGATACCGGCGATCACGCTGTCCAACAACCCGGCGGGTCAGCAGGAATATTCGGTCAGCCTGCAGATCCTGCTGATCATGACGGCGCTGAGTTTCATTCCGGCGTTCGTCATGCTGATGACCAGCTTTACGCGAATCATCATCGTTTTCTCGATCCTGCGTCAGGCCCTTGGCTTGCAGCAGACGCCATCGAACCAGATTCTGACCGGCATGGCGCTGTTTCTGACCATGTTCATCATGGCGCCGGTGTTCGATCGGGTGAATCAGGATGCCTTGCAGCCTTATCTGGCGGAAAAACTCAGCGCACAGGATGCGGTGGCCAAGGCTCAGGTGCCGATCAAGGACTTCATGCTGGCCCAGACCCGCACCAGCGACCTGGACCTGTTCATGCGCCTGTCCAAACGTACCGATATTCAGACGCCTGACGCTGCACCCTTGACCATTCTGGTTCCGGCCTTCGTGATCTCCGAACTCAAGACGGCATTCCAGATCGGTTTCATGATCTTCATCCCGTTCCTGATCATCGACCTGGTGGTCGCCAGTGTGCTGATGGCCATGGGTATGATGATGCTGTCACCGCTGATCATTTCCTTGCCGTTCAAGATCATGTTGTTCGTGCTGGTGGATGGCTGGGCGTTGATTGTCGGAACCCTGGCGGGAAGTTTTGGTGGTGTATGA
- the fleN gene encoding flagellar synthesis regulator FleN: protein MGSMHPVQVIAVTGGKGGVGKTNVSVNLSLALAELGRRVMLLDADLGLANVDVLLGLTPKRTLADVIEGRCDLRDVLLQGPGGVRIVPAASGTQSMVHLSPAQHAGLIQAFSEIGDNLDVLVIDTAAGIGESVVSFVRAAQEVLLVVCDEPTSITDAYALIKLLNRDYGMNRFRVLANMAQSPQEGRNLFAKLTKVTDRFLDVALQYVGAVPYDECVRKAVQKQRAVYEAFPRSKCALAFKAIAQKVDTWPLPANPRGHLEFFVERLVHQTSAGPVQ from the coding sequence ATGGGCAGCATGCATCCCGTACAGGTTATCGCAGTGACCGGTGGCAAAGGTGGCGTCGGTAAGACTAACGTGTCAGTGAATCTCTCACTGGCTCTGGCCGAGCTCGGTCGGCGCGTCATGCTGCTGGATGCCGACCTTGGCCTGGCCAACGTCGATGTTCTGCTGGGGCTGACACCCAAACGCACGCTGGCGGATGTCATCGAGGGTCGTTGTGACTTGCGCGATGTCCTGTTGCAGGGCCCGGGCGGTGTTCGCATCGTGCCTGCGGCTTCCGGCACCCAGAGCATGGTTCACCTGTCGCCAGCCCAGCATGCCGGTCTGATCCAGGCCTTCAGCGAGATTGGCGACAACCTCGACGTGCTGGTGATCGACACGGCTGCCGGTATCGGCGAATCGGTAGTCAGCTTCGTGCGCGCTGCGCAGGAAGTGCTGCTGGTGGTCTGCGACGAACCCACCTCGATCACTGACGCCTACGCACTTATCAAATTGCTCAACCGCGACTACGGCATGAACCGTTTTCGCGTTCTGGCCAACATGGCCCAGAGCCCTCAGGAAGGGCGCAACCTGTTCGCCAAACTGACGAAAGTGACTGACCGTTTCCTGGATGTGGCCCTGCAGTACGTCGGTGCCGTGCCTTACGACGAATGTGTTCGCAAGGCGGTGCAGAAGCAGCGCGCTGTCTACGAGGCGTTTCCACGCTCCAAATGTGCGCTGGCTTTCAAGGCCATTGCCCAGAAGGTTGACACCTGGCCGTTGCCGGCCAACCCGCGTGGTCATCTGGAGTTCTTCGTCGAACGACTTGTCCACCAGACCAGTGCGGGGCCTGTTCAATGA
- a CDS encoding chemotaxis response regulator CheY, translating into MKILIVDDFSTMRRIIKNLLRDLGFTNTSEADDGITALPMLQSGSFDFLVTDWNMPGMTGIDLLRQVRLDDRLKSLPVLMVTAEAKREQIIEAAQAGVNGYVVKPFTAQVLQEKIEKIFERVNS; encoded by the coding sequence ATGAAAATCCTCATCGTTGATGACTTTTCAACGATGCGGCGGATCATAAAAAACCTGTTGCGTGACCTGGGGTTCACCAACACATCCGAAGCGGACGACGGCATCACTGCCTTGCCGATGCTTCAAAGTGGTTCCTTTGACTTTCTGGTGACTGACTGGAACATGCCTGGCATGACCGGTATCGATCTGTTGCGTCAGGTTCGCCTGGATGATCGTCTCAAAAGCCTGCCCGTGCTGATGGTGACTGCTGAAGCCAAGCGTGAGCAGATTATCGAAGCTGCCCAGGCCGGTGTGAACGGTTACGTCGTCAAGCCGTTCACAGCCCAAGTGCTGCAAGAGAAGATCGAAAAGATCTTTGAACGCGTCAACAGCTGA
- a CDS encoding chemotaxis protein CheA — protein sequence MSFGADEEILQDFLVEAGEILEQLSEQLVELESRPDDADLLNAIFRGFHTVKGGAGFLQLHELVECCHIAENVFDILRKGERRVDAELMDVVLEALDTVNSMFGQVRERTDLTPATPELLAALSRLAEPESAQQAEAAAPPPPPVVEAAPVEPAASDDITDAEFEHLLDTMSAAKADAAPAAAAQAPAAASDEITDQEFESLLDQLHGKGQFAPDAVAAPAPAPVAAAPSSGAAPASDEITDDEFEALLDQLHGKGSFDASVVAAPVAAAAAPAPAKAAAPAAKAASDEITDHEFESLLDELHGKGKFEPQAVAANVAAAAPPPPPAAVAKPAAAAAPAAKPAAPAAAPAPARAPAAGGAGEKPVASEAETTVRVDTARLDEIMNMVGELVLVRNRLVRLGLNSGDEAMSKAVSNLDVVTADLQTAVMKTRMQPIKKVFGRFPRLVRDLARQLKKEINLELVGEETDLDKNLVEALADPLVHLVRNAVDHGIEMPEEREASGKSRGGRVVLSAEQEGDHILLSISDDGKGMDPNVLRAIAVKRGVMDKDAADRLSDTDCYNLIFAPGFSTKSEISDISGRGVGMDVVKTKIAQLNGTINIYSTKGQGSKIVIKVPLTLAIMPTLMVMLGNQAFAFPLVNVNEIFHLDLSTTNVVDGQEVVIVRDKALPLFYLKRWLISSAAHEEQHEGHVVILSVGTQRIGFVVDQLVGQEEVVIKPLGKMLQGTPGMSGATITGDGRIALILDVPSMLKRYAARRI from the coding sequence ATGAGCTTCGGCGCCGATGAAGAGATCCTTCAGGATTTTCTGGTAGAGGCCGGCGAAATTCTGGAGCAGTTGTCTGAACAGTTGGTCGAGCTGGAAAGCCGACCAGATGATGCGGATCTGCTCAATGCAATTTTTCGCGGTTTTCACACTGTAAAAGGGGGCGCCGGCTTCCTCCAGCTCCATGAGCTGGTGGAGTGCTGCCACATCGCCGAAAACGTGTTCGACATCCTTCGCAAGGGGGAGCGCCGCGTTGACGCCGAATTGATGGACGTGGTCCTTGAAGCTCTGGATACAGTCAACAGCATGTTCGGTCAGGTGCGCGAGCGGACCGACCTTACGCCTGCGACTCCAGAACTGCTGGCTGCGCTGTCGCGTCTTGCCGAGCCCGAGTCGGCTCAGCAGGCTGAGGCCGCTGCACCGCCACCACCTCCTGTTGTCGAGGCGGCTCCTGTAGAGCCCGCTGCAAGCGACGACATCACTGACGCCGAGTTCGAGCATCTGCTCGATACCATGAGCGCGGCCAAGGCCGATGCAGCGCCTGCTGCGGCGGCACAGGCTCCTGCGGCGGCCAGCGATGAAATCACCGATCAGGAATTCGAATCGCTGCTCGACCAGTTGCATGGCAAGGGCCAGTTTGCGCCTGATGCCGTCGCGGCTCCTGCGCCTGCTCCCGTAGCGGCTGCTCCGAGCAGTGGCGCTGCACCTGCCAGCGATGAAATCACTGACGACGAATTTGAAGCCTTGCTCGATCAGTTGCATGGCAAGGGCTCGTTCGATGCCAGTGTCGTTGCAGCTCCGGTTGCAGCAGCGGCTGCCCCGGCACCTGCCAAGGCTGCCGCGCCTGCTGCCAAGGCGGCCAGTGATGAAATCACCGATCACGAGTTCGAGAGCCTGCTGGATGAGCTGCATGGCAAAGGCAAGTTCGAGCCTCAAGCCGTTGCCGCCAATGTGGCAGCAGCTGCGCCTCCACCGCCACCTGCAGCAGTAGCCAAACCGGCTGCCGCTGCGGCACCTGCGGCCAAACCGGCAGCGCCTGCTGCGGCCCCGGCCCCGGCTCGCGCACCTGCTGCTGGCGGCGCGGGTGAAAAGCCTGTGGCCTCTGAAGCGGAAACTACCGTACGGGTCGATACTGCGCGTCTGGACGAGATCATGAACATGGTCGGCGAACTGGTGCTGGTGCGTAACCGTCTGGTTCGCCTGGGTCTCAACAGTGGCGATGAAGCCATGTCCAAGGCCGTATCGAACCTGGATGTGGTCACCGCCGACCTGCAGACCGCGGTGATGAAGACCCGGATGCAGCCGATCAAGAAAGTCTTCGGCCGCTTCCCGCGACTGGTTCGCGACCTGGCGCGTCAGCTCAAGAAGGAAATCAACCTGGAGCTGGTCGGTGAAGAAACCGACCTGGACAAGAACCTCGTAGAGGCGCTTGCCGACCCGTTGGTCCACTTGGTGCGCAACGCGGTAGACCACGGTATCGAAATGCCTGAAGAACGTGAAGCTTCTGGCAAGTCACGTGGCGGGCGAGTGGTTCTTTCCGCCGAGCAGGAGGGTGACCATATCCTGCTGTCGATTTCCGATGACGGCAAAGGCATGGATCCCAACGTTCTGCGTGCTATCGCTGTGAAGCGTGGCGTGATGGACAAGGATGCTGCCGACCGCCTGAGCGATACCGATTGCTACAACCTGATCTTCGCACCGGGCTTCTCGACCAAATCCGAGATTTCCGACATCTCCGGACGCGGCGTGGGCATGGACGTGGTGAAAACCAAGATTGCCCAGCTCAACGGTACGATCAACATCTACTCCACCAAGGGCCAGGGCTCCAAGATTGTCATCAAGGTGCCTCTGACTCTGGCAATCATGCCGACCCTGATGGTCATGTTGGGCAACCAGGCTTTTGCCTTCCCGTTGGTCAACGTGAACGAAATCTTCCATCTGGACCTGTCGACCACCAACGTCGTCGATGGCCAGGAAGTCGTGATCGTTCGTGACAAGGCCCTGCCACTGTTCTATCTCAAGCGCTGGCTGATCAGTTCTGCCGCCCATGAAGAACAGCATGAAGGCCATGTGGTGATCCTTTCGGTGGGTACCCAGCGTATCGGCTTCGTGGTCGATCAGCTGGTCGGTCAGGAAGAAGTGGTTATCAAACCGCTGGGCAAGATGTTGCAAGGTACGCCAGGCATGTCGGGCGCCACCATCACCGGTGACGGTCGCATCGCCCTGATTCTGGATGTACCGAGCATGCTCAAGCGTTACGCCGCACGGCGTATTTGA
- the fliR gene encoding flagellar biosynthetic protein FliR, with protein sequence MQPLLALTDTQISTWVASFMLPLFRIVAVLMTMPIIGTTLVPRRVRLYFAVAVTVVVAPVLPAMPPVEALDLSALLLIGEQILIGAGMGLSLQLFFHIFVVAGQIIATQMGMGFASMVDPTNGVSSAVIGQFFTMLVTLLFLAMNGHLVVLEILVESFTTMPVGSGLQVSNFWELATGLGWVMSSGMRLVLPAITALLIINIAFGVMTRAAPQLNIFSIGFPLTLVLGMVILWMSMADILNQYQPMAVQALQSLRDLVRAR encoded by the coding sequence ATGCAGCCTTTGCTTGCGCTGACCGATACCCAGATCAGTACCTGGGTCGCCAGCTTCATGTTGCCATTGTTCCGGATCGTCGCTGTCCTGATGACCATGCCGATCATTGGTACGACGCTGGTGCCGCGTCGCGTGCGCCTGTATTTTGCCGTGGCGGTCACAGTGGTGGTTGCTCCTGTGCTGCCCGCCATGCCGCCTGTCGAAGCCCTTGATCTCAGTGCGCTGCTGTTGATCGGTGAGCAAATCCTCATCGGTGCGGGCATGGGGCTTTCGCTGCAGTTGTTCTTCCATATTTTCGTGGTGGCGGGTCAGATCATTGCCACCCAGATGGGTATGGGCTTTGCCTCGATGGTCGACCCCACCAACGGCGTGTCGTCGGCGGTTATCGGTCAGTTTTTCACCATGCTGGTCACGCTGCTGTTTCTGGCAATGAATGGCCATCTGGTGGTGCTGGAAATTCTGGTCGAGAGCTTCACCACCATGCCGGTAGGCAGTGGCCTGCAAGTCAGTAATTTCTGGGAGCTGGCTACGGGGCTTGGCTGGGTGATGAGTTCAGGGATGAGGCTGGTGCTGCCGGCCATTACCGCGCTGCTGATCATCAACATCGCTTTTGGCGTCATGACGCGTGCGGCGCCGCAGCTCAATATCTTCTCCATCGGTTTTCCCCTGACCCTGGTGCTTGGCATGGTCATCCTGTGGATGAGCATGGCTGACATTCTCAATCAGTACCAACCCATGGCCGTTCAGGCCTTGCAGTCCCTGCGTGATCTGGTGAGGGCCCGCTGA
- the flhB gene encoding flagellar biosynthesis protein FlhB encodes MAENENGQDKTEEPTEKKVRDSRAEGQIARSKELTTLVVMLMGAGGLLMFGGGIARMMIDLMRNNFTISRETLMDTTYMGKLLLSSGEHALIVVLPFLIAMLVAALVGPIMLGGWLFATKSLAPKFNRMNPASGLKRMFSPHALVELLKSLAKFLIILAVALVVLSKERNDLVSIAHEPLEQAMIHSLQVVGWSSFWMACGLFFIAALDVPFQMYEAHKKLLMTKQEVRDEHKNSEGSPEVKQRIRQLQREMSHRRMMAAIPEADVIITNPTHFAVALKYDPEKGGAPMLLAKGADLVALKIREIGAHNQILILESAALARSIYYSTELEQEIPAGLYLAVAQVLAYVYQIRQYHSGRGKRPDPLGVLPIPPDLQRDS; translated from the coding sequence ATGGCTGAGAACGAGAATGGCCAGGACAAGACAGAGGAACCCACGGAGAAAAAGGTCCGGGACTCCCGGGCCGAAGGGCAGATTGCCCGCTCCAAGGAACTGACGACCCTCGTTGTGATGCTGATGGGGGCGGGCGGCCTGCTGATGTTCGGCGGCGGCATTGCGCGCATGATGATTGATTTGATGCGCAATAACTTCACGATCAGTCGTGAAACCCTGATGGACACCACCTACATGGGCAAGCTGCTGCTCAGTTCCGGCGAGCATGCGCTGATTGTGGTGTTGCCGTTTCTGATTGCCATGCTGGTGGCTGCGCTGGTGGGGCCGATCATGCTGGGTGGCTGGCTGTTCGCGACCAAATCCCTGGCCCCCAAATTCAACCGCATGAACCCGGCCTCGGGGCTCAAGCGCATGTTTTCTCCCCATGCGCTGGTGGAACTGCTCAAGTCGCTCGCCAAGTTCCTGATCATTCTGGCGGTGGCGCTGGTGGTCTTGAGCAAGGAGCGCAACGACCTGGTTTCCATTGCTCATGAGCCGCTGGAGCAGGCCATGATCCACAGCTTGCAGGTGGTCGGCTGGAGCAGCTTCTGGATGGCGTGCGGGTTGTTCTTCATTGCCGCGCTCGATGTGCCTTTCCAGATGTATGAAGCCCACAAGAAGCTGCTGATGACCAAGCAGGAAGTGCGTGACGAGCACAAGAACAGCGAAGGCAGCCCCGAGGTCAAGCAGCGGATTCGTCAGTTGCAGCGCGAGATGTCCCATCGCCGGATGATGGCGGCCATTCCGGAGGCCGATGTCATCATCACCAACCCGACGCACTTTGCCGTGGCGCTCAAGTACGATCCCGAGAAGGGCGGGGCGCCGATGCTGCTGGCCAAGGGGGCTGATCTTGTCGCCCTGAAGATTCGCGAGATTGGCGCCCACAACCAGATCCTGATCCTGGAATCGGCCGCCCTGGCCCGTTCCATCTACTACAGCACCGAGCTTGAGCAGGAGATCCCGGCCGGGCTTTACCTGGCTGTGGCCCAGGTGCTGGCCTACGTCTATCAGATCCGCCAGTACCACTCTGGCCGAGGCAAACGCCCGGATCCATTGGGTGTGCTGCCCATCCCGCCAGACTTGCAACGCGATTCCTGA
- the fliN gene encoding flagellar motor switch protein FliN: protein MADENEMTSAEDQALADEWAAALGEAGEGGQADIDALLAADEGNSSSRMAMEEFGSVPKNNAPVTLDGPNLDVILDIPVSISMEVGSTDINIRNLLQLNQGSVIELDRLAGEPLDVLVNGTLIAHGEVVVVNEKFGIRLTDVISPSERIKKLR, encoded by the coding sequence ATGGCTGATGAAAACGAAATGACGTCTGCTGAAGATCAGGCGTTGGCCGATGAGTGGGCTGCGGCCCTGGGTGAAGCTGGTGAGGGTGGTCAGGCCGATATCGACGCATTGCTGGCGGCCGATGAAGGTAATTCTTCGTCGCGCATGGCGATGGAAGAGTTTGGCAGTGTTCCCAAGAACAATGCACCTGTGACGCTGGACGGTCCCAACCTGGATGTGATTCTGGACATTCCGGTGTCGATCTCCATGGAAGTGGGCAGCACCGATATCAACATCCGTAACCTGCTGCAGCTCAACCAGGGTTCGGTGATCGAGCTGGACCGTCTGGCTGGCGAGCCGCTGGACGTGTTGGTCAACGGCACGCTGATCGCTCATGGCGAAGTGGTCGTGGTCAACGAGAAGTTCGGCATCCGTCTGACGGATGTCATCAGTCCGAGCGAACGCATCAAGAAGTTGCGCTAA
- the fliO gene encoding flagellar biosynthetic protein FliO, with product MRRLLGVLLTLPSLAWATEPVAQAAAAAPQVANTASGGMGGQVLQLLLGLLVVVGLIFVLAWVMRRVQSVGPNGGQVIELLGSRALGTRDRLLLVQVGNEQILLGVTPGHITPLHVLKEPVQVPVREQATPEFAQRLLELMGKDKDKK from the coding sequence GTGAGGCGCTTGCTGGGTGTGCTGCTGACGCTGCCTTCGCTGGCGTGGGCAACGGAACCTGTGGCGCAGGCTGCTGCAGCCGCTCCGCAGGTGGCCAACACGGCTTCAGGCGGGATGGGCGGGCAAGTGCTGCAGTTGCTGCTCGGCCTGCTGGTGGTGGTCGGCCTGATTTTCGTGCTGGCCTGGGTCATGCGCCGGGTACAGAGTGTCGGGCCGAACGGTGGCCAGGTCATCGAGCTGCTGGGTTCGCGGGCGCTCGGGACACGTGATCGCCTGTTGCTGGTTCAGGTGGGTAACGAGCAGATTCTGCTGGGTGTCACGCCGGGTCACATCACGCCGCTGCATGTGCTCAAGGAGCCGGTGCAGGTTCCCGTGCGCGAGCAGGCAACCCCTGAGTTCGCCCAGCGCCTTCTGGAGTTGATGGGCAAGGATAAGGACAAGAAGTGA
- the flhF gene encoding flagellar biosynthesis protein FlhF, which produces MQVKRFFAADMRQAMKLVRDELGAEAAIIGNRRIAGGVELTAALDYKLSALAPRVPNMELEDELRKTQSRIVSAQAELDNRGDSDPSINRQLFSGMPLSGLDKHIEPTLEEPPRPFAHAHIPAAAEPAVGQRAYDSMRHELNGLRELLEVQLGSLAWNQLQGSRPQQASLWRRLQRVGLSGPLSRDLLAMIPEIDEPRQAWRMLLAHLARMIAVPDVEPLEEGGVIAMVGPAGMGKTTTLAKLAARYVLKYGPQNIALVSMDSFRIGAQEQLKTLGRILNVPVTHVDPGQSLAQALDPLLRKRVVLIDTAGLQASDPALRMQLESLAGRGIRARNYLVLATTSQKQVLTAAYHSYKRCGLAGCILTKLDETASLGEVLSLAIGHELPVAYLTDGPRIPDDLHLPRRHQLVSRAVSVQMQDEPSEEAMADMFADLYHTPGKRVG; this is translated from the coding sequence ATGCAAGTTAAGCGTTTTTTCGCCGCCGATATGCGTCAAGCCATGAAACTGGTTCGTGATGAGCTGGGCGCCGAAGCGGCCATCATTGGCAACCGCCGCATCGCCGGTGGCGTCGAGCTGACTGCCGCTCTGGATTACAAGCTGTCCGCACTGGCGCCTCGCGTGCCGAACATGGAGCTTGAGGACGAGCTGCGCAAGACTCAGTCGCGCATCGTTTCCGCTCAGGCCGAACTGGACAATCGCGGTGACAGCGATCCTTCGATCAATCGCCAGTTGTTTTCCGGCATGCCGCTCAGTGGCCTCGATAAACATATCGAGCCGACCCTCGAAGAGCCGCCACGCCCGTTTGCTCATGCACACATACCTGCCGCCGCAGAGCCAGCAGTCGGGCAGCGCGCCTACGACTCCATGCGTCATGAGTTGAATGGCCTGCGCGAGCTGCTGGAAGTCCAGCTTGGTTCCCTGGCCTGGAACCAGCTGCAAGGCAGCCGTCCGCAGCAGGCCAGCCTGTGGCGTCGTCTGCAGCGCGTCGGCTTGTCCGGCCCGCTGTCACGCGACCTGCTGGCGATGATCCCTGAAATCGACGAGCCTCGTCAGGCCTGGCGCATGCTGCTGGCGCACCTGGCGCGCATGATTGCCGTGCCTGATGTCGAGCCTCTCGAAGAGGGTGGCGTGATCGCCATGGTCGGCCCTGCCGGCATGGGCAAGACCACGACCCTCGCCAAGCTGGCAGCCCGTTATGTGCTCAAGTACGGCCCGCAGAACATTGCACTGGTCAGCATGGACAGTTTCCGTATCGGCGCTCAGGAGCAGCTCAAGACTCTGGGCCGTATCCTCAATGTGCCGGTGACCCATGTCGATCCTGGCCAGTCCCTGGCTCAGGCCCTGGACCCGCTGCTACGCAAGCGTGTGGTGCTGATCGATACCGCTGGCCTGCAGGCCAGTGATCCGGCCCTGCGCATGCAGCTCGAAAGTCTGGCAGGTCGCGGCATCCGTGCACGCAACTACCTGGTGCTGGCGACGACCAGCCAGAAGCAGGTACTGACGGCGGCCTATCACAGTTACAAACGTTGCGGTCTGGCAGGTTGCATCCTGACCAAACTTGATGAAACCGCAAGCCTCGGCGAAGTGTTGAGCCTTGCAATCGGCCATGAGTTACCCGTTGCTTACTTGACGGATGGGCCGCGTATTCCTGATGACCTGCATCTGCCGCGCCGTCACCAGTTGGTGAGTCGTGCAGTGAGTGTGCAAATGCAGGATGAGCCGAGCGAGGAAGCGATGGCTGATATGTTTGCCGACCTCTATCACACCCCTGGCAAGAGAGTGGGTTAA
- the fliQ gene encoding flagellar biosynthesis protein FliQ codes for MTPEVAVDLFREALWLTTVLVAILVVPSLICGLLVAMFQAATQINEQTLSFLPRLIVMLLTLIVVGPWLLKIFMEYILSLYGSIPTLIG; via the coding sequence ATGACGCCGGAAGTAGCGGTCGACCTGTTTCGTGAAGCGTTATGGCTGACCACCGTGCTGGTGGCGATTCTCGTGGTGCCGAGCCTGATCTGCGGCCTGCTGGTCGCCATGTTTCAGGCGGCTACCCAGATCAACGAACAGACCCTGAGTTTTCTTCCGCGTCTGATCGTGATGCTCCTGACCCTGATTGTCGTGGGTCCCTGGCTGCTGAAAATATTCATGGAATACATCCTGTCGCTGTACGGCAGTATTCCGACCTTGATCGGCTAA